Proteins found in one Candidatus Angelobacter sp. genomic segment:
- a CDS encoding GNAT family N-acetyltransferase → MNNNGANGSSIKIRTPRMDDLQGIVSVVRACEPYLTAHMSYIYWMQIRHCRDTCAVAVMGGEIVGWCSIIPGSGGRYFVHQLGIAPKARRQGLAQSLLAHLVSELRRREDTPELEFTIDRMNGAALDVVKTVAGRVEMQLRRTPEPVGLLEDGCAEDLYVMTPDASRRADFSNEVANVLWTTTEGTEATNELSF, encoded by the coding sequence ATGAACAACAACGGAGCCAATGGCAGTTCAATCAAAATCCGTACGCCGCGGATGGACGACCTTCAGGGGATCGTCAGCGTCGTGCGGGCATGCGAGCCGTACCTTACGGCGCATATGTCCTACATCTACTGGATGCAAATCCGGCACTGCCGCGACACATGCGCCGTGGCGGTCATGGGCGGAGAGATCGTAGGCTGGTGCTCCATCATTCCGGGCTCCGGAGGGAGATACTTCGTTCATCAATTAGGCATCGCCCCAAAGGCCCGGCGGCAGGGGCTTGCCCAGTCCCTTCTCGCGCATCTGGTGAGCGAGCTGAGAAGGCGAGAGGACACGCCGGAACTTGAATTTACGATTGACCGCATGAACGGCGCGGCGCTCGACGTGGTGAAAACCGTCGCGGGCCGGGTGGAAATGCAATTGCGGAGGACGCCCGAGCCAGTCGGCTTGCTGGAAGACGGCTGTGCCGAGGATCTGTACGTAATGACGCCCGACGCGAGCCGGCGGGCGGATTTTTCAAATGAGGTTGCGAATGTTTTATGGACAACAACAGAAGGAACGGAAGCAACGAACGAATTGAGCTTTTAA